From the Montipora capricornis isolate CH-2021 chromosome 2, ASM3666992v2, whole genome shotgun sequence genome, one window contains:
- the LOC138022043 gene encoding RNA-binding protein RO60-like, producing the protein MAERQAPDVEMASASETPQYQPLSATQVQNEAGGFVWKVDDLERFRRFLVLGSEGGTYYATQPKLGQENAQALLRLISEGRGPEAVKIIVEYSTEGRTAKQDPIILSLAICARSKHLETKRAAYAAITKVLRIPTHLFMFVEMCETLSKPTSTGWGRAHRKAIQKWYTEKKPRNLAVAVTKYKRRNRWSHRDLFRLCHVKPQNPAIQFVIKYVVKGFDSVQQDAETPGLGQDVVSVFNFLKAVEEAKWMGQDQLVHSIKEHGLVREHVPTQHLNTAKIWEALLEQMPMTAMMKNLGKMTKVGILAPKSEGAIKVCQMLKDEKSLKDARIHPFSILIALRQYQAGRGEKGRLSWTPNPAIVSALDRAFYLAFKFVEPTYKRYLLAIDVSGSMTCGNCIGTSITPREASAAMAMLTARTEPQYHFVGFSHHLVPLNINSTQELGTVLRTLEQVPMGGTDCAQPMIYARKKKLKVDVFIVYTDCETWAGQIHPSEALKRYRQLSGIDAKLIVCAMTSTGFTLADPEDRGMLDMAGFDSAAPDVIKQFVLGM; encoded by the exons ATGGCGGAACGACAAGCTCCCGACGTAGAAATGGCCTCTGCGTCTGAAACGCCACAATATCAGCCGCTTTCAGCAACTCAGGTACAGAACGAAGCTGGTGGCTTTGTGTGGAAAGTTGACGACCTGGAGAGGTTCCGTCGTTTTCTTGTTCTCGGGAGCGAAGGCGGTACATACTACGCTACTCAACCGAAACTAGGACAAGAAAACGCTCAGGCTTTGTTGAGACTTATCAGCGAAGGTCGAGGCCCCGAAGCCGTGAAAATCATCGTTGAGTATAGCACTGAGGGTCGCACAGCTAAACAAGATCCGATAATCTTGTCTCTGGCGATATGTGCTCGTTCGAAACACTTGGAAACCAAACGAGCTGCCTACGCAGCAATCACAAAAGTCTTAAGAATTCCTACACATCTTTTCATGTTCGTTGAAATGTGCGAGACGCTGAGCAAACCAACATCGACTGGCTGGGGTCGAGCGCACAGAAAAGCGATCCAAAAGTGGTACACCGAAAAAAAACCACGGAATCTTGCAGTAGCCGTGACAAAGTACAAGCGACGAAACAGATGGTCCCACCGTGACCTTTTTCGTTTGTGTCACGTTAAACCCCAAAACCCAGCTATCCAGTTCGTCATCAAGTACGTTGTTAAAGGCTTTGATTCCGTGCAGCAAGATGCAGAGACTCCTGGTCTGGGTCAGGATGTTGTGTCTGTTTTTAACTTCTTAAAGGCAGTGGAGGAAGCCAAGTGGATGGGCCAAGATCAGCTAGTGCATTCTATCAAGGAACATGGACTTGTGAGGGAACATGTACCCACACAACACCTGAACACAGCAAAG ATCTGGGAGGCTTTATTGGAACAAATGCCCATGACAGCTATGATGAAGAATCTTGGTAAAATGACAAAAGTTGGAATACTTGCACCCAAGTCAGAGGGAGCAATTAAAGTTTGTCAGATGCTTAAAGATGAGAAGAGCCTCAAAGATGCACGTATTCATCCGTTCTCAATTCTTATAGCTCTGAGACAGTATCAGGCTGGCCGAGGTGAAAAGGGGCGCCTTTCTTGGACTCCCAATCCAGCCATTGTTTCAGCATTGGATAGGGCTTTTTATTTGGCTTTCAAG TTTGTGGAGCCCACCTACAAGAGATACCTTTTGGCCATTGATGTCAGTGGCTCAATGACGTGTGGGAACTGTATTGGTACATCCATTACACCAAGAGAAGCATCTGCTGCCATGGCAATGCTTACAGCACGTACAGAGCCACAGTATCACTTTGTTGGTTTCTCTCATCATTTGGTTCCTCTAAACATTAACTCCACTCAGGAACTTGGCACTGTCCTTAGAACCCTTGAACAG GTACCCATGGGTGGCACCGACTGTGCACAGCCTATGATCTATGCCAGAAAGAAGAAACTTAAGGTAGATGTCTTCATTGTTTACACCGACTGTGAAACATGGGCAGGTCAAATCCACCCAAGCGAAGCACTAAAGAGATACAGGCAACTCTCTGGCATTGATGCAAAACTGATTGTGTGTGCCATGACCTCCACTGGTTTTACACTGGCTGATCCTGAAGACAGAGGAATGCTTGATATGGCTGGGTTTGATTCAGCTGCTCCAGATGTCATTAAACAGTTCGTCCTCGGGATGTGA